A stretch of the Lactuca sativa cultivar Salinas chromosome 9, Lsat_Salinas_v11, whole genome shotgun sequence genome encodes the following:
- the LOC111881027 gene encoding L-type lectin-domain containing receptor kinase IX.1 yields the protein MAFSRSHVITYFLLVLIPYAASITFNLPDIGPENQNLDLRTEGDRAYISDTGIQVTPDGIGSDRSEKAGRAIYLTPFHLWDNKSNELASFSTNFTFVIDSNRATAYGDGLTFFLAQNNSVICRGGGMGLPINGTTVVVTNPFVAVEFDTFSNVWDPVDSNNASIGDHVGISISSVISVSHQKWFSNITGGRVCQAWVTYDSVSNNLSVSFTGFQNNTIIRQVGLVYTVDLRKVLPEWVIFGFSAATGAQFQKNNVRSWSFSSSDLQVDENNRITPDIGPNPVKNSSRVGLVVGVSVGVTFLAVLGFVLWRWKKKKSREDEHEDEESGFDMEMNNEFEMGTGPKRFSYQELARSTGEFSENEKLGEGGFGGVYRGFLKDSNTYIAVKRVSKSSKQGIKEYASEVKIISRLRHRNLVQLIGWCHEKSELLLVYEFMENGSLDSHLFKAKTLLTWGTRNKIAHGLASALLYLHEEWEQCVLHRDIKSSNLMLDSNFNAKLGDFGLAKLVDHEKGSQTTMLAGTLGYMAPECLVTGKATKESDVFSFGVVALEIACGRKTIEYKAPENQIRLIQWVWELYGIGTLLEAVDPRLGLDFEEEEIKRLMILGLWCVHPDSDFRPSMRQVVQVLNSEASVPILPSKMPVASYFTPPMSSLYGVTSIIQNQSSSGVFNTDSSKQTSSTASSSSPSVSLLHSIH from the coding sequence ATGGCGTTCTCCAGGAGCCATGTAATTACATACTTCCTTCTGGTTTTGATCCCTTACGCAGCTTCAATAACCTTTAATTTGCCAGATATCGGTCCAGAGAATCAGAACCTTGACTTAAGAACAGAAGGCGACCGAGCTTATATCTCCGACACCGGAATTCAGGTGACCCCAGATGGAATTGGTTCCGATCGGAGCGAGAAAGCCGGCCGGGCCATATACCTGACACCATTCCATCTTTGGGACAACAAATCTAACGAGCTGGCAAGCTTCTCTACCAATTTCACCTTCGTGATAGATTCAAACAGGGCCACAGCCTACGGTGATGGCCTCACCTTCTTCCTCGCACAAAATAACTCAGTCATATGTCGTGGTGGTGGCATGGGGCTTCCCATCAATGGCACAACCGTTGTTGTCACAAACCCGTTTGTTGCAGTGGAGTTTGATACTTTTTCCAATGTTTGGGATCCAGTAGACTCTAATAATGCTTCAATAGGTGATCATGTAGGTATCAGTATTAGTTCTGTTATTTCTGTTTCGCATCAGAAATGGTTCAGCAATATAACTGGTGGAAGAGTCTGTCAAGCTTGGGTTACATATGATTCTGTTTCGAATAATCTTAGTGTTTCCTTTactggttttcaaaataatacaatcATACGTCAAGTAGGCCTTGTGTACACAGTTGATCTCAGGAAGGTGTTGCCAGAATGGGTTATTTTTGGGTTTTCAGCAGCAACCGGAGCTCAATTCCAGAAAAATAATGTGAGATCTTGGAGTTTCAGTAGCTCTGATTTACAGGTTGATGAAAACAACCGGATAACTCCAGACATAGGCCCAAACCCAGTGAAAAACAGCAGCAGGGTGGGATTAGTAGTTGGAGTATCGGTTGGAGTTACTTTTTTGGCTGTGCTTGGTTTTGTTTTATGGaggtggaagaagaagaaaagcaGGGAAGATGAACATGAAGACGAAGAATCTGGATTTGATATGGAAATGAACAATGAATTCGAAATGGGCACCGGGCCTAAAAGATTCTCTTACCAAGAATTAGCTCGATCTACCGGTGAGTTTTCAGAGAACGAGAAGCTTGGTGAAGGAGGTTTTGGTGGGGTTTATAGAGGTTTCTTGAAAGATTCCAACACCTATATTGCAGTGAAAAGGGTGTCAAAGAGTTCAAAACAGGGGATCAAGGAGTATGCGTCGGAAGTAAAGATCATTAGCCGATTGAGGCATAGAAACCTAGTGCAACTCATAGGTTGGTGCCACGAAAAAAGCGAACTCCTCCTTGTTTACGAGTTTATGGAAAACGGAAGCTTAGATTCACATCTCTTTAAGGCAAAAACCTTATTGACATGGGGAACAAGGAACAAAATCGCACATGGTCTGGCTTCAGCGTTGTTATATCTACATGAAGAATGGGAACAATGTGTTTTGCATAGAGATATCAAATCGAGTAACCTGATGTTGGACTCAAATTTCAATGCCAAGCTTGGGGATTTTGGGTTAGCCAAGTTGGTTGACCATGAGAAGGGCTCACAGACCACAATGTTGGCTGGAACCTTGGGTTACATGGCTCCGGAATGTTTAGTAACCGGAAAGGCAACCAAAGAATCAGATGTGTTCAGCTTTGGAGTCGTTGCACTGGAAATAGCTTGTGGCCGAAAAACAATAGAGTACAAGGCTCCAGAGAATCAAATAAGGTTAATCCAATGGGTTTGGGAGCTCTATGGGATAGGGACACTTTTAGAAGCAGTGGATCCACGTCTAGGGTTAGATTTTGAGGAAGAAGAAATAAAGCGGTTGATGATCCTTGGGTTATGGTGTGTGCACCCTGACTCGGATTTTCGTCCATCGATGAGACAAGTGGTTCAAGTACTGAACTCTGAAGCTTCCGTACCTATACTCCCCTCAAAGATGCCAGTGGCATCTTATTTTACCCCTCCCATGTCTTCATTATATGGTGTCACTTCCATCATTCAAAACCAGTCATCAAGTGGTGTCTTTAACACGGATTCCTCAAAGCAAACTTCATCAACAGCAAGTTCTTCTTCTCCATCTGTTTCATTGTTACATTCTATACATTGA